DNA sequence from the Bacteroidota bacterium genome:
CACCAATGTAAATGAGATCACGATTACCGAGATTCGCTCCTGTAGTTACTGACGGCATTCTTCCGTGAACAGAATTGAATCCGTGAGATTTTCCCAGAAAATAATTCGGAGCTTTCGATGAACAACCGATGCCCGACATTTTTGCAAGGCGATAAGGTTCAATGTTCGATTCAAAACACGCCTGCATGATCGCTGCGCTGATGGAATCGTGTCCGCACCCGGCGCATAATGTGGAGAGCACGCCTTCGTAATACGAGATCGAATGACCGATTTTATTTTCCGGTAATTCGGGATGACGGAACTTTGGTCTTATGTAAGTCATGTCAGTTCGTTTTTTTTGTTTTCACTTTCGCAGCGAGATGCGCATTGATCTGTTTGAAAATATTATCTGCAGTCACCGGCGTTCCATCGTAACTCAGAACAGAAAGTATTTTGCCCGGTTCAATTCCTGCTTCTATCATAAGCAGCGAACGCATCTGCGCATCGCGATTCTGTTCTACGAGCATTACTTTTTCGTGCGATGAAATAAAATCTTCGATTGCTTTGTTGAATGGGAATGAAAGAATACGCATCGCATCAAGTACAATTCCTTTTTCCTTCAGCATGTCGAGCGCTTCTAAAACAGGAGGAGTTGATGTGCCGAAGAAAATTACAGCGTAATCAGAATTATTTTTCTTCTGCAGGAATTCTGGCCCCGGCACCCTGTTTTTCGCCGTGTTGAATTTCCGGATGAGGCGATCCATATTCCGTACGTAAGGTTCCGGCTCTTCAGTATATCCCGCGTACTCATCGCTCGAAGTTCCTCTCGTGAGGAATGCGCCTTTTGTCGGATGTGTTCCGGGCAATGTGCGATAAGTTATTCCGTCTTTATCTACGTCAAGAAATCTTCCGTAGCGTTCAATTTTATCAAGCTGTTCTGCAGTGAGAACTTTTCCGCGTTTGTATTTTCTTTTGTCGTCCCAGGTGAGTGGCGCCGTCATGTGTTCGTTCATGCCGAGATCGAGATCAGACATTACGATCACCGGTGTTTGTAATTCTTCGGCGAGATCGAACGCATCAACAGTCATGTTGAAACATTCCGTTGGCGTGGAAGGAAAAAGAAGAACATGTTTCGTGTCGCCGTGCGAAGCGTACGCTGCGGAAATAATATCGGATTGTTGTGAACGTGTTGGCAATCCTGTTGACGGGCCGGTGCGCTGAACATCGATGAGCACTGTCGGAACTTCTGCATAATAAGCAAGACCGAGAAATTCACTCATGAGTGAAACACCGGGACCGGAAGTAGCAGTGAACGAACGCGCACCATTCCAGTTTGCTCCGATCACCATTCCTATTGCGGAAAGTTCATCTTCCGCCTGCACGATCGCGAAATTTTTCTTACCGGTTTCTTTATCCACGCGGTATTCATCGCAATAAGAATGAAAAGCTTCGACAACAGAAGTAGAAGGAGTAATCGGGTACCACGCAGCAACAGTTGCTCCTGCATAAACAGCGCCGAGTCCGCACGCTGCGTTTCCTTCTATCATAATGGAATCACCGACAAGATCGCGTCGCTCAATACGGATATTCAATTTGAATTTGAAATTCTCTTTTGCATAATCCGATCCGAGGCGAAGCGCTTTCACATTCGGCGCAATGAGTTTTTCTTTCCCGGCGAATTGTTCGCTGACCAATTTTTCGATCGCGTCGAATTCTATTCCGAGCAGAGCAGATAATGCGCCGACATAAACTACGTTCTTGAAAAGTTGCCGCTGGCGAGGATCACTGAATTCTTTATTGCACATTTCCATTATAGGAATGCCGAGATAATTCACATCATCACGAATGAATTCATCGTGCAGAATTTTTGTTGAATCGTAAATAATATATCCGCCGGTTTTTACCGCCGCCACATCCTGTTTCATCGATTGCGGATTCATCGCCACCATGAAATCAATTCCGTCTCTTCTTCCGAGATACCCTTTTTCACTCACGCGCACTTCATACCACGTAGGCGCGCCCTGTATGTTCGAAGGAAAAATATTTTTCGGTGAAACAGGAACTCCCATCCGGAAGATGGCTTTCGTGAACAGAAAATTCGCACTTGCCGAACCTGTGCCATTCACATTCGCAAACCTGATGACGAGGTCATTTATTTTCGCTTTCACTTTACCGTCTGACATGCGTGATCTGCTTTAGTTACGTTATAGAAAAATTTCTGCATATCCCATGCTGAGGTCGGGCAACGTTCGGCGCACAAGCCGCAGTGGAGACAAACATTTTCATCTTTCACCATTATCCTTTTCGTAGGAAGAATATCAGAAACATAAAGATCCTGTGACATTTCATTTGCCGGCGCTTTCAACCGCGAGCGCAGATCACTTTCATCGCCGTTTTTTGTGAACGTGATGCACGACGTCGGACAAATATCGACGCACGCGTCGCACTCGATACATTTATTTTCGGTGAACACAGTTTGCACATCGCAGTTCAGGCAACGCTCCGCTTCTTTGAATGCAGTAGGAAGATCAAAACCGAGTTCCACTTCTTTTTTGCGATCTCGCAGCGTTACTTTTTTGTCGGCTTGCGGAACGATGTAACGCAGATCTGCAGTCACATCATTATCATAACTCCATTCGTGAATTCCCATTTTCGTGGAATACAATGTAACGCCGGGAGCAGGGCGATCATTCACATCCAATCCTTCGCAGGAGAGATGCATGGAAATTGCGGCCTGGTGTCCGTGTGCAACAGCAGTGATCACATTTTTAGGGCCGAAAGCAGCATCACCTCCGAAGTAAACTTTTTTATGCGTCGATTGATATGTTGTCGCATTCACAACGGGCATTCCCCATTTATCAAAATCAATTCCGAGATCGCGTTCTATCCACGGAAAAGAATTTTCCTGCCCGATCGCAACGAGCACATCATCTGCTTCAATGAAAACTTCCGGTTCGCCGGTCGGAACAAGTTTGCGTTTATTATTTTCCCAAACCGCTTTTACTTTTTCGAACATCATTCCTTTCAGTTTCCCATTCTCGTGCACCACAGATTTCGGAACATGATTATCAATGATCGGAATATCTTCGTGCATCGCATCTTCCTTTTCCCACGGAGATGCTTTCATCTCGGCGAAAGGAGAACGCACCACCACTTTCACATTTTCTCCGCCCACGCGGCGTGAAGTGCGGCAACAATCCATCGCAGTATTTCCTCCGCCAAGCACGATCACATTTTTCCCGATCTTATTCGTGTGTTCGAAAGCGACATTCGCAAGCCAGTTGATACCGATGTGAATATTTGCAGCCGCTTCTTTTCTTCCGGGAACATCGAGATCACGTCCTTTCGGTGCGCCCGATCCGACGAATACCGCATCATACTTCTGTTCTGAATGCAATAATTCTTTCAGCGATTTCACAAAATGATTGAAATGTTGTTTGATGCCGAGATCAAGAATATAATTTACTTCTTCATCCAAAACAGATTCGGGCAAACGGAATGAAGGGATCTGGCTGCGCATGAATCCGCCGCCGCCTTTTTGTTCGTCATACAAATGAATTTCATATCCGAGAGGAGCAAGGTCGCGCGCAACGGTGAGTGATGCGGGCCCTGCGCCTACGAGTGCGACCTTTCTTCCGTTGGATTTGAACGGACCCTGCGGCATAAATTTTTTTACATCGTCTTTGTGATCTGCAGCAACGCGTTTCAATCTGCAAATTGCGACGGGTTCTTCTTCCACGCGTCCGCGGCGGCACGCGGGTTCACATGGGCGATCGCATGTGCGCCCGAGAATTCCCGGAAATACATTTGATTCCCAATTCACCATGTACGCTTCCGTATATTTTCTTTCCGCGATCAACCGGATATATTCCGGAACAGGAGTATGCGAAGGACATGCGTACTGGCAGTCCACGACTTTATGGAAGTACTCCGGATCTTTGATTTTTGTTGGCTCCACGGTATGATCTTTAAGTTAAGTTGCCTCCCCGTCCGCGAATCTGCCGTATTTTTTGCGTTTGAATAAAATGAACACAACGCAAGGATGTTCGATCAGCGGCAGGCAAAATTATCGTTTTTCATTTAGACTATTATGTAAATATCAATGAAAAAACCGGAAGAAAACGATCCGGTCATCGATGAAGAAATACAATCAATCGAAAATTTTTCCGAAAAAAAATATTTTCAGTGAAATAAAGGAATTTTTCCATTTCAATTTTTTTCTCCCGCTTCTTCAAGCACTTTGCGCATCACATAAATTTTCGCTCCCGCGCGCAGGCCCATATTGATCGCATCACTCGGGCGCGAATCCACTTCAATTTTTTTTCCGCCTTCGCTGAGCATGATCACGGCGTAGTACGTACTTGATTCGAGTTTGGTAACGATCACTTTATTTATTTTCATATCGCTCGCAGCAAGCAGGTTCGTGAACATGTCATACGTCATGGGCCGCGAAGAAAGCGTTCCGCTTTTATACATTTGAATTCCATTCGTTTCGCATTCGCCTATCACCACCGGAAGATAAACGTCGGTCATTTCATATTTCGGTTCAAGCCGCACAATGTAGCCGCCGTAACCGTATGATTCCACATTACCAACATTCACTTCTATCGTGTCGTTTTGCTTAACTGCATCCATGGGAGGATCCGGATCTTTTTTCGTGGATGCAGAATCAATGGACCATAAAGTTTTTACATCAGCATGATGTTGCGCATTCACATTATTCAGCAGCATGGAGCCGGTGAAAATTGTCGCGATGATGATGGAGGGGAGGAGGAGTTTTTTCATGTTGATGTTTGTTATTTAGCAGGTGTTTTTACATAAGGAGAATAGAATGCCGTATCATCGAAATACACATCGATGATTTCCCCGTCCGCTTTTTTTATTTCCGTCATGGAAATTGATTTTGTACTTGTGTTCTGAATAATGATTGATTTAATGTAAGTGTATCCGGGATATTTGAACCGGAGCCAGTTGTTCTTCTC
Encoded proteins:
- a CDS encoding 2-oxoacid:acceptor oxidoreductase subunit alpha yields the protein MSDGKVKAKINDLVIRFANVNGTGSASANFLFTKAIFRMGVPVSPKNIFPSNIQGAPTWYEVRVSEKGYLGRRDGIDFMVAMNPQSMKQDVAAVKTGGYIIYDSTKILHDEFIRDDVNYLGIPIMEMCNKEFSDPRQRQLFKNVVYVGALSALLGIEFDAIEKLVSEQFAGKEKLIAPNVKALRLGSDYAKENFKFKLNIRIERRDLVGDSIMIEGNAACGLGAVYAGATVAAWYPITPSTSVVEAFHSYCDEYRVDKETGKKNFAIVQAEDELSAIGMVIGANWNGARSFTATSGPGVSLMSEFLGLAYYAEVPTVLIDVQRTGPSTGLPTRSQQSDIISAAYASHGDTKHVLLFPSTPTECFNMTVDAFDLAEELQTPVIVMSDLDLGMNEHMTAPLTWDDKRKYKRGKVLTAEQLDKIERYGRFLDVDKDGITYRTLPGTHPTKGAFLTRGTSSDEYAGYTEEPEPYVRNMDRLIRKFNTAKNRVPGPEFLQKKNNSDYAVIFFGTSTPPVLEALDMLKEKGIVLDAMRILSFPFNKAIEDFISSHEKVMLVEQNRDAQMRSLLMIEAGIEPGKILSVLSYDGTPVTADNIFKQINAHLAAKVKTKKTN
- a CDS encoding FAD-dependent oxidoreductase, which produces MEPTKIKDPEYFHKVVDCQYACPSHTPVPEYIRLIAERKYTEAYMVNWESNVFPGILGRTCDRPCEPACRRGRVEEEPVAICRLKRVAADHKDDVKKFMPQGPFKSNGRKVALVGAGPASLTVARDLAPLGYEIHLYDEQKGGGGFMRSQIPSFRLPESVLDEEVNYILDLGIKQHFNHFVKSLKELLHSEQKYDAVFVGSGAPKGRDLDVPGRKEAAANIHIGINWLANVAFEHTNKIGKNVIVLGGGNTAMDCCRTSRRVGGENVKVVVRSPFAEMKASPWEKEDAMHEDIPIIDNHVPKSVVHENGKLKGMMFEKVKAVWENNKRKLVPTGEPEVFIEADDVLVAIGQENSFPWIERDLGIDFDKWGMPVVNATTYQSTHKKVYFGGDAAFGPKNVITAVAHGHQAAISMHLSCEGLDVNDRPAPGVTLYSTKMGIHEWSYDNDVTADLRYIVPQADKKVTLRDRKKEVELGFDLPTAFKEAERCLNCDVQTVFTENKCIECDACVDICPTSCITFTKNGDESDLRSRLKAPANEMSQDLYVSDILPTKRIMVKDENVCLHCGLCAERCPTSAWDMQKFFYNVTKADHACQTVK
- a CDS encoding bifunctional nuclease family protein, which encodes MKKLLLPSIIIATIFTGSMLLNNVNAQHHADVKTLWSIDSASTKKDPDPPMDAVKQNDTIEVNVGNVESYGYGGYIVRLEPKYEMTDVYLPVVIGECETNGIQMYKSGTLSSRPMTYDMFTNLLAASDMKINKVIVTKLESSTYYAVIMLSEGGKKIEVDSRPSDAINMGLRAGAKIYVMRKVLEEAGEKN